A single region of the Pseudalkalibacillus berkeleyi genome encodes:
- the rlmN gene encoding 23S rRNA (adenine(2503)-C(2))-methyltransferase RlmN, protein MKSSIFSLGYEDLKNWLKQEGEPSFRAKQIYEWLYQKRVTNFAEMSNLSKELREKLENEYVITPLKQVVRQESKDGTIKFLFELEDGYSIETVLMRHEYGNSVCVTTQVGCRLGCTFCASTLGGLKRNLKAGEIVAQVLEVQRAMDETDERVSSVVVMGIGEPFDNYEGLMSFLRIINHDEGLNIGARHITISTSGVVPKIYDFADEGMQINFAISLHAASTEIRSRLMPVNRMYPLDDLMDSIRYYIRKTGRRVTFEYGLFGGVNDQVEHAEQLADLISDIKCHVNLIPVNHVPERDYVRTPKNQIFKFERTLRERGVNVTIRREQGHDIDAACGQLRAKERSDETT, encoded by the coding sequence ATTAAATCGTCCATTTTTTCATTAGGATATGAGGATTTGAAGAATTGGTTGAAACAAGAAGGTGAACCTTCATTTCGTGCAAAACAAATATATGAGTGGCTCTATCAGAAACGTGTAACAAATTTTGCGGAGATGTCGAATCTCTCGAAGGAATTACGCGAGAAGTTGGAGAATGAGTATGTTATTACACCACTTAAGCAAGTGGTCAGACAAGAGTCAAAAGATGGAACAATTAAATTTTTGTTTGAATTAGAAGATGGTTATTCCATCGAAACTGTACTGATGAGACATGAATACGGAAATAGCGTCTGTGTTACAACACAAGTAGGCTGTAGGCTAGGTTGTACGTTTTGTGCATCAACTTTAGGTGGATTGAAACGTAATCTGAAAGCTGGAGAAATTGTAGCGCAAGTATTAGAAGTTCAACGCGCAATGGATGAAACAGATGAGCGAGTTAGCTCTGTTGTCGTTATGGGAATTGGAGAACCATTTGATAACTATGAAGGATTGATGTCATTTCTACGGATCATCAACCATGATGAAGGACTGAACATTGGTGCTCGTCACATAACGATTTCAACGAGTGGAGTCGTTCCGAAGATTTATGACTTTGCTGATGAAGGTATGCAAATTAATTTTGCTATTTCCCTTCACGCTGCCTCAACTGAAATTAGGAGCCGGTTAATGCCTGTCAACCGTATGTATCCATTAGATGACTTGATGGATTCTATTAGGTATTATATTCGAAAAACCGGTCGTCGCGTTACATTTGAATATGGACTATTCGGTGGCGTAAACGACCAAGTTGAACATGCAGAACAATTGGCTGATCTAATTAGTGACATCAAATGTCATGTCAATTTAATTCCTGTAAACCATGTGCCAGAGAGAGATTACGTCCGTACGCCTAAGAATCAAATATTTAAGTTTGAGCGTACCCTACGCGAACGCGGCGTCAATGTTACGATCCGTCGAGAACAAGGGCACGATATTGATGCAGCTTGTGGTCAGCTGCGTGCAAAAGAGCGTAGTGACGAAACGACGTAA
- the priA gene encoding primosomal protein N': MIAGVIVDVPAFGTDKTFDYRIPEHLEETIEVGMRVVVPFGPRKLTGFVIGLKETSDLKRLKKIEDIVDPSPVLNQELIGLGKWIANSTLCFLHSAYQSMLPAAMKMNYSKRIYSINEAIELPDLPEQIRIQLDSDKGLDWAEAQKSGKHIVRSIQSAIHNGNLEVKYEIRSKGKKKRHKVVMVNIPTMELNAIYDDISRKAPKQAEVIRYFIGNNETKIPTQKLMDETESSRATIKSLIDKQILLETEEEIYRDPYKDRQFERTVSLTLTEEQKESIKPILSDIENNQHETFLIHGVTGSGKTEIYLQSIEAVIQKGKEAIMLVPEISLTPQMVHRFKGRFGSEVAVLHSGLSVGEKYDEWRKIQRKEAKVVVGARSAIFAPFQNIGIIIIDEEHESSYKQEENPRYHARDIAIERGRFHQCPVVLGSATPTLESYARAKKGVYTLCTLHERVNQKALPTAEVVDMREELRSGNRSLFSTALFDRLKDRVDKGEQSVLLLNRRGYSTFVNCRDCGYVAQCPHCDISLTYHKRSNQLKCHYCGFEDKQPTECPECTSEHIRFFGTGTQKVEEELNKLMPEASVIRMDVDTTSRKGMHEKLLNAFAEQKADILLGTQMIAKGLDFPNVTLVGVLAADSMLHLPDFRSAERTFQLLTQVGGRAGRHILSGEVVIQTYTPEHYSIQLAQQHDFLTFYDKEMLMRKLHQYPPFYFLTLVTISHEELMYVVDVCEKITEVLKEGLSEQAVILGPVASPIPRVKDRYRYQCVIKYKNEPTLKNILNEILAHYQKRMQQDQLTINIDMHPQTIL, encoded by the coding sequence ATGATTGCTGGTGTAATAGTCGATGTACCGGCATTTGGTACAGACAAGACATTTGACTATCGTATTCCAGAACATCTAGAAGAAACAATAGAAGTTGGAATGAGGGTTGTTGTACCATTCGGGCCTAGGAAGTTGACAGGTTTTGTCATTGGTTTGAAAGAAACTTCCGATCTTAAACGCTTGAAAAAGATTGAAGATATCGTCGATCCTTCACCTGTCCTCAACCAAGAATTAATAGGGCTTGGGAAGTGGATTGCTAATTCTACGCTTTGCTTTCTTCATTCTGCTTACCAATCGATGTTGCCAGCTGCCATGAAAATGAATTACTCCAAGAGGATCTATTCGATCAACGAGGCAATTGAACTACCAGATCTCCCAGAGCAAATTCGTATTCAATTAGATTCAGATAAAGGGTTAGACTGGGCAGAAGCTCAAAAGAGTGGGAAACATATTGTGCGATCTATTCAATCTGCAATTCATAACGGTAATCTTGAAGTGAAGTATGAAATTCGTTCCAAAGGGAAAAAGAAACGTCATAAAGTCGTTATGGTGAATATTCCCACCATGGAATTAAATGCTATTTATGATGACATTTCAAGGAAAGCGCCCAAACAAGCGGAAGTAATCCGGTACTTCATTGGAAACAACGAAACGAAAATCCCTACACAAAAACTAATGGATGAAACGGAAAGTTCTAGAGCGACGATAAAAAGTCTAATCGATAAACAAATTCTCTTGGAAACTGAAGAAGAAATTTATCGCGATCCATATAAAGATAGACAATTTGAAAGAACAGTTTCGTTAACATTAACCGAAGAGCAGAAAGAGTCGATTAAACCGATACTGTCGGATATCGAAAATAATCAACATGAAACCTTTCTTATTCACGGAGTAACAGGAAGTGGAAAGACAGAAATATATCTTCAATCGATTGAAGCAGTCATACAAAAAGGGAAAGAAGCGATCATGCTGGTACCCGAAATCTCTCTAACTCCACAAATGGTCCATCGCTTCAAGGGACGATTTGGGTCCGAAGTTGCGGTACTTCATAGTGGGTTGTCCGTCGGAGAGAAGTATGATGAATGGCGTAAAATTCAACGGAAAGAAGCTAAAGTCGTTGTTGGTGCGAGATCGGCGATTTTTGCACCGTTCCAAAATATAGGGATTATCATTATTGATGAAGAGCATGAGTCAAGTTATAAGCAAGAGGAAAACCCACGATATCATGCTCGAGATATTGCGATTGAGCGAGGACGATTCCACCAATGTCCAGTCGTCTTAGGTAGCGCAACTCCTACTTTGGAATCTTATGCACGTGCGAAGAAGGGCGTATATACTTTATGTACTTTGCATGAACGTGTAAATCAAAAAGCCCTACCGACAGCTGAAGTGGTGGATATGAGGGAAGAGTTGCGTTCAGGTAATCGTTCCTTGTTTTCAACTGCTTTATTTGATCGATTAAAAGACCGGGTTGATAAAGGTGAACAAAGTGTTTTGTTGTTAAACCGCAGAGGGTATTCAACTTTTGTGAATTGTAGAGATTGTGGTTATGTCGCGCAATGTCCTCATTGTGACATTTCACTTACGTATCATAAACGGTCAAATCAATTGAAGTGTCATTATTGTGGATTTGAAGATAAACAGCCGACAGAGTGCCCTGAATGTACATCAGAACATATTAGGTTTTTTGGTACAGGTACTCAAAAAGTAGAAGAAGAACTGAACAAATTAATGCCTGAAGCAAGCGTAATTCGAATGGACGTGGATACGACGAGTAGAAAAGGGATGCATGAGAAGCTTCTCAATGCCTTTGCAGAACAGAAAGCAGATATTCTACTAGGTACCCAAATGATTGCGAAAGGGCTCGACTTTCCGAATGTCACACTTGTCGGGGTGTTAGCAGCAGATTCGATGCTACACTTACCTGATTTCCGTTCAGCTGAACGTACTTTTCAATTACTAACACAGGTCGGTGGTCGAGCGGGGCGCCATATTTTATCAGGGGAAGTAGTCATTCAAACGTATACACCTGAACATTATAGTATACAGCTCGCCCAACAACATGACTTTCTCACTTTTTATGATAAAGAGATGCTAATGCGAAAGCTTCATCAATACCCACCGTTTTATTTTCTAACACTCGTAACGATTTCTCACGAAGAATTAATGTACGTTGTGGATGTTTGCGAAAAGATCACGGAAGTCCTAAAAGAGGGACTTAGTGAACAAGCCGTTATTCTTGGGCCTGTGGCTTCACCCATACCTCGTGTGAAAGATAGATATCGCTATCAATGCGTGATAAAATACAAAAATGAACCAACCTTAAAAAACATATTGAATGAAATTCTTGCGCATTATCAAAAACGGATGCAACAGGATCAATTGACGATTAACATTGATATGCATCCACAAACCATTTTATAA
- the coaBC gene encoding bifunctional phosphopantothenoylcysteine decarboxylase/phosphopantothenate--cysteine ligase CoaBC: protein MTDQKKLLLCVTGGIAVFKAAALTSQMRQAGYEVKVMMTSSAMKFVTPLTFQTLSRNPVHYDTFDEKDPSGVAHIDLADWADLVVMAPATANSIGKLANGIADDMISTTLLATTAPIMIAPAMNVHMYEHPAVFSNMERLADFGYRFIEPGEGLLACGYVGKGRLAEPDEILNAIHQFFQEEDHQPLKGKKVLITAGPTREFVDPVRFFTNRSTGKMGYALAESAVELGADVTLVSGPSNLKPPYGVQFISVQSAEEMYESVLSHFDNVDLVIKSAAVADYRPRERHQTKMKKSDQDLSIEMDRTKDILKELGNRKSKQILVGFAAETTNVKHYAQQKLEKKNLDLIVANDISQQGSGFEGDTNQVYIFDRYGKEIESTLLSKKQVADMILNESCRLLEGLNNE from the coding sequence TTGACTGATCAGAAGAAACTATTGTTATGTGTAACAGGTGGTATTGCTGTGTTTAAAGCGGCAGCGTTAACAAGCCAAATGAGACAAGCAGGATATGAAGTGAAGGTAATGATGACAAGTTCAGCTATGAAATTTGTAACGCCTTTAACATTCCAAACGCTTTCTCGAAATCCTGTACATTATGATACTTTTGATGAAAAGGACCCATCAGGTGTTGCACATATTGATTTGGCTGATTGGGCTGATCTTGTTGTCATGGCACCAGCAACAGCCAATAGTATTGGAAAACTAGCAAATGGGATTGCTGATGATATGATCTCGACAACCTTGCTTGCGACGACAGCTCCAATAATGATTGCGCCAGCCATGAATGTACATATGTATGAGCATCCAGCTGTATTTTCCAATATGGAGCGTTTAGCTGACTTTGGGTATCGCTTTATTGAACCTGGAGAGGGTTTGCTTGCATGTGGTTATGTAGGAAAAGGAAGATTAGCAGAGCCTGATGAAATTCTTAACGCCATACATCAATTCTTTCAAGAAGAAGATCATCAACCTTTGAAAGGAAAAAAGGTGCTTATAACGGCAGGGCCAACTCGTGAATTTGTTGATCCTGTAAGATTTTTCACGAATCGATCTACTGGAAAAATGGGATATGCCCTAGCCGAGTCTGCTGTGGAACTTGGAGCAGACGTTACGTTAGTTAGTGGACCATCCAATTTAAAGCCCCCATACGGTGTTCAATTCATTTCCGTCCAAAGTGCTGAAGAGATGTATGAGTCTGTCTTGAGTCATTTTGACAATGTAGATCTTGTTATAAAATCTGCGGCTGTTGCTGATTACAGACCACGAGAGAGACATCAAACTAAAATGAAGAAGAGTGACCAAGATCTATCGATAGAAATGGACCGCACAAAAGATATTCTAAAAGAATTAGGCAATCGTAAGTCCAAACAGATTTTAGTCGGATTTGCGGCAGAAACAACGAACGTGAAACATTATGCCCAACAAAAGCTGGAAAAGAAAAATCTAGATTTGATTGTTGCGAACGATATATCACAACAAGGATCAGGGTTCGAAGGAGACACAAACCAAGTTTATATCTTTGACCGTTACGGTAAAGAAATAGAAAGTACTCTACTATCTAAAAAGCAAGTTGCTGATATGATTCTGAATGAAAGCTGTCGACTCCTAGAAGGATTGAATAACGAATGA
- a CDS encoding Stp1/IreP family PP2C-type Ser/Thr phosphatase, whose protein sequence is MLKAFFQTDQGKVRAHNEDNGAVIHISASDVFAVVADGMGGHNAGDVASQMAVNYMNDHLHTYMNDHDDTKSTIHSLIEGANNNIYSYAEKNPECRGMGTTIVIVRANQSELHIGHVGDSRCYKIEGSTITQLTDDHTLVNELVKSGQITHEEAEYHPRRHVVLRALGTDPSVDIDDLHYEWQSGDYLLLCSDGLSNKVSNQSIVDVVTSSASLEDKGNQLVSMANEAGGEDNITLILLYNDDNSEEGASQ, encoded by the coding sequence TTGTTAAAGGCATTCTTTCAGACAGATCAAGGTAAAGTAAGAGCACACAATGAAGACAACGGGGCAGTGATTCATATCTCTGCCTCGGATGTTTTTGCTGTTGTCGCAGATGGAATGGGTGGACATAATGCTGGTGATGTTGCCAGTCAAATGGCAGTCAATTATATGAACGATCATCTCCATACATATATGAACGATCATGATGATACGAAAAGCACGATTCATTCATTAATTGAAGGCGCTAACAATAATATTTATAGCTATGCAGAGAAAAACCCAGAATGTCGAGGCATGGGGACGACAATAGTCATCGTTCGTGCAAATCAAAGTGAATTACATATTGGACATGTAGGAGATAGTAGGTGCTATAAGATAGAGGGCAGTACGATTACTCAGTTGACAGATGATCACACGTTAGTAAATGAACTTGTGAAATCGGGTCAAATCACACATGAAGAGGCGGAGTATCACCCAAGAAGACATGTTGTTCTCCGGGCACTAGGTACCGATCCATCAGTTGATATTGATGATTTACATTATGAATGGCAAAGTGGGGACTATCTACTACTTTGTTCTGATGGATTGTCGAACAAAGTGTCGAATCAATCTATTGTCGATGTCGTAACGAGTTCAGCATCACTTGAGGACAAAGGGAATCAATTAGTGTCAATGGCAAATGAAGCCGGTGGGGAAGACAACATAACCCTTATTTTGCTTTATAATGATGACAATTCTGAAGAGGGTGCATCACAATGA
- the pknB gene encoding Stk1 family PASTA domain-containing Ser/Thr kinase, with the protein MIGRRISDRYKILEIIGDGGMAVVYKAEDLILDRFVAVKVLRSEYSTDDDFIRRFRREAESATSLNHPNVVNILDVGEEDLTHFIVMEYVEGRTLKQIIREEGPLSSERTVEIMKQISSAIAHAHEHHIVHRDIKPHNILIDKRGNAKVTDFGIALAATSATITHTNSVLGSVHYFSPEQARGGIANNKSDIYSLGVVLYEMTTGRLPFSGESAVSVALKHLQDQFPEPKLINPDIPQSIENIIMKAMAKDPNKRFDSVQEFEEQLITVFDRFDEPKLYIEEDEEATKVLTPIGGSMEQVQTTKIPPNENHDEKSNKDKKKKKKKNWIAILFTILLFLGIAGVAALTIWPEILQTDDVPVPDVINMPYIEAYEKLKDAGLNPEKEEQPSAEVKEGNVIRQSPSAGTNVKENHTIKLIVSTGPEKFEVENYIGKEEDDVKRTKVQDLYKSVETSRRISEEYDEGVIIDQFPEAGESVIPGQEVLILYVSSGPPPFDLADLEGKTLDEAKAYGDQNGITIKEASEREISDSVKEGSIIRSDPAAGESVRAGDEITVTLSKGVPDPITIKDNVEIEIDNEKPGNGNDKDKEKDKKKQSKKVRIVTKDANGEQTIIEEEISETKMYDIPLTVAYDGTGSYTVFVDDQEFTSNSFTFEEAKNFQNGE; encoded by the coding sequence ATGATAGGCAGAAGAATCAGTGATCGTTATAAGATTTTAGAGATCATTGGTGATGGCGGTATGGCTGTAGTCTATAAAGCTGAAGATTTAATATTAGACCGCTTTGTAGCTGTTAAAGTACTCCGATCAGAATATTCAACAGACGATGATTTCATACGTAGGTTTCGTAGAGAAGCTGAATCAGCGACAAGCCTAAACCATCCTAACGTCGTTAATATACTAGATGTAGGTGAAGAAGATCTAACGCACTTCATTGTTATGGAGTATGTCGAAGGTCGGACGTTGAAGCAAATTATTAGAGAAGAAGGTCCACTTTCATCTGAACGAACTGTAGAAATTATGAAGCAAATTTCTTCAGCGATTGCTCATGCGCATGAACATCACATCGTTCATAGAGATATTAAACCACATAATATATTAATAGATAAGAGAGGAAATGCCAAAGTAACAGATTTTGGGATTGCATTAGCCGCTACTTCTGCAACAATTACCCATACGAATTCGGTACTTGGAAGCGTGCATTATTTTTCGCCTGAACAAGCAAGAGGCGGCATAGCAAACAACAAATCTGATATTTATTCTCTAGGAGTCGTTTTGTACGAAATGACGACTGGGAGGCTTCCTTTTTCTGGTGAGTCGGCGGTTTCAGTTGCTTTAAAGCATTTACAGGATCAATTTCCGGAACCTAAACTAATTAATCCAGACATTCCACAAAGTATTGAAAACATTATTATGAAAGCGATGGCGAAGGATCCAAATAAGCGATTTGATAGTGTACAAGAATTTGAAGAACAGCTGATTACAGTTTTTGACCGTTTTGATGAGCCTAAGTTGTATATAGAAGAAGATGAAGAAGCGACAAAGGTACTGACTCCTATTGGAGGATCTATGGAGCAGGTTCAAACAACAAAGATCCCACCCAATGAAAATCATGATGAAAAATCGAACAAGGATAAGAAGAAAAAGAAGAAGAAGAATTGGATTGCAATTCTATTTACTATTCTATTATTTCTTGGTATTGCTGGAGTTGCTGCATTAACAATATGGCCTGAAATTTTGCAAACTGATGATGTGCCTGTACCAGATGTCATCAATATGCCTTATATAGAAGCCTATGAAAAACTGAAAGATGCAGGACTCAATCCGGAGAAGGAAGAACAGCCGAGTGCTGAAGTGAAAGAAGGAAATGTCATTAGACAATCGCCTTCAGCAGGTACGAATGTTAAAGAAAATCACACAATAAAGTTAATTGTCAGTACAGGTCCTGAAAAGTTTGAAGTGGAGAATTATATAGGTAAAGAAGAAGATGATGTAAAACGTACGAAGGTTCAAGACTTGTATAAAAGTGTAGAAACATCTAGACGTATTAGTGAAGAATATGATGAAGGTGTCATTATTGATCAATTTCCGGAAGCGGGAGAATCAGTTATACCAGGACAAGAGGTGCTCATCTTGTATGTAAGCAGCGGACCACCTCCATTCGATCTCGCTGATCTTGAAGGGAAAACCCTAGATGAAGCGAAAGCATATGGTGATCAAAACGGGATAACGATTAAAGAGGCAAGTGAACGTGAAATATCAGACTCTGTAAAAGAAGGAAGTATTATCAGATCAGACCCAGCAGCCGGAGAATCTGTCAGAGCTGGAGATGAGATTACCGTTACGTTATCAAAAGGTGTACCTGATCCAATTACAATTAAGGATAATGTGGAAATCGAAATTGATAATGAGAAACCTGGTAATGGTAATGATAAAGATAAGGAAAAAGACAAGAAGAAGCAATCGAAGAAAGTTAGAATCGTAACAAAGGATGCGAATGGTGAACAAACGATCATTGAAGAAGAAATATCTGAAACGAAAATGTACGATATTCCATTGACTGTTGCTTATGACGGTACAGGAAGCTATACAGTTTTTGTAGATGATCAGGAATTTACTAGCAACTCTTTTACATTTGAAGAAGCGAAAAACTTTCAGAATGGAGAGTAG
- the rsmB gene encoding 16S rRNA (cytosine(967)-C(5))-methyltransferase RsmB produces the protein MSNVREVAMDLLLKIERSQAYSNLLLNQAIQKHNFSQKDSGLLTEIVYGTVQRKNTLDYYLNFFISKPLSKIDDWVVVLLRLSVYQMAYLDRVPDHAILNEAVTIAKKKGHKGISGFVNGVLRNVQRKGLPSLASVEGKALQLALECSHPQWLLERWINQLGVQNTTDMCTINNTPPSVTARVNSLKMTSVNEVIQQLEEEAVYAEPSSVTPVGIKMRTGNLPRTNLYKSGSLTIQDESSMLVGYAVDPQPGEKVLDACAAPGGKTTHLSERMKNEGEITAIDLHEHKVNLIEEQIERLDLANINTITMDTRKAANLFQEGSFDRVLLDAPCTGFGVIRRKPDIKWSKQPSDIERIQKVQYELLESVARVIKPGGLLVYSTCTIEAEENGNQIERFLQEHPEFEWDVSFYDRMPTSVQPYISSTKGELQVLPQYFDSDGFYIASLRKKSN, from the coding sequence ATGAGTAATGTAAGAGAAGTAGCCATGGATTTATTATTGAAGATTGAGCGTTCACAAGCATACAGTAATCTTTTACTCAATCAAGCCATCCAAAAACATAATTTCTCCCAAAAAGATTCGGGATTGTTAACAGAAATCGTTTATGGGACTGTCCAGCGAAAGAACACACTAGATTATTATTTGAATTTCTTTATTAGTAAACCATTGTCTAAAATTGATGATTGGGTAGTCGTTCTCCTTAGGTTATCTGTTTATCAAATGGCTTATTTAGATCGTGTTCCTGACCATGCAATTCTTAATGAAGCTGTTACCATTGCTAAGAAGAAAGGTCATAAGGGCATTTCTGGTTTCGTAAACGGTGTATTGAGGAATGTCCAGAGGAAAGGTCTTCCATCCCTTGCATCTGTAGAGGGAAAAGCGTTACAATTAGCGCTTGAGTGTAGTCATCCTCAGTGGTTACTAGAACGGTGGATTAATCAATTAGGTGTACAAAACACAACAGACATGTGTACCATCAATAATACACCACCCTCAGTAACAGCAAGAGTCAATTCACTTAAAATGACTTCGGTTAATGAAGTGATTCAACAACTTGAAGAAGAAGCTGTATATGCTGAACCTAGTTCTGTTACACCTGTAGGCATAAAGATGCGAACAGGAAATCTTCCGAGGACAAACCTATACAAGTCAGGTTCTTTGACAATTCAAGATGAAAGTTCAATGTTGGTTGGTTATGCAGTTGATCCTCAACCTGGTGAGAAAGTGTTAGATGCATGCGCTGCTCCAGGTGGAAAGACAACACATTTATCTGAAAGGATGAAGAACGAAGGAGAAATTACTGCAATTGATTTGCATGAACACAAAGTAAACTTGATCGAAGAGCAAATTGAGCGTTTAGACTTAGCAAACATTAATACGATTACAATGGACACCCGGAAGGCTGCAAACTTATTTCAAGAAGGCTCTTTTGATAGAGTGTTGTTAGATGCACCTTGTACTGGATTCGGTGTCATTCGAAGAAAACCCGATATTAAATGGTCTAAACAACCTTCTGATATCGAGCGAATCCAAAAGGTACAATACGAACTTCTTGAGTCTGTTGCTCGTGTAATCAAACCAGGTGGATTATTAGTGTATAGTACCTGTACAATAGAAGCAGAGGAAAACGGAAATCAAATAGAGCGGTTTCTACAAGAGCACCCAGAATTTGAATGGGATGTTTCATTTTATGATCGAATGCCTACATCCGTACAGCCTTATATATCAAGTACAAAAGGAGAACTCCAAGTACTCCCACAGTATTTTGATAGCGACGGGTTTTACATTGCATCATTAAGAAAAAAATCAAACTAA
- the fmt gene encoding methionyl-tRNA formyltransferase, which translates to MKIVFMGTPDFSVPVLQKLIQDGYEVVAVVTQPDKPVGRKKVITPPPVKREALRHEIPVLQPKKVRHEYKEILDYKPDLIVTAAYGQILPSELLEGPKLGCINVHASLLPEYRGGAPIHKAIIDGKKESGITIMYMVNQLDAGDILTQVRVPIDEDDHVGSLHDKLSIAGAKLLSETIPKLIANEIEPKKQEESLVTYAPNISREMEEINWELDGETIYNQIRGLHPWPVAYTTLNGKPLKVWWGHKVNAPKKGLPGQLVHFDREGIVVATGNETAIRISELQPAGKKRMQASQFVAGAQLSTDMKLGEKE; encoded by the coding sequence ATGAAAATCGTATTTATGGGTACACCTGATTTCTCGGTACCCGTACTGCAGAAATTAATACAAGATGGTTATGAAGTAGTGGCTGTCGTTACGCAACCTGATAAACCAGTAGGGAGGAAGAAAGTCATCACTCCACCACCGGTTAAGCGGGAAGCCTTAAGACATGAAATACCAGTTCTTCAGCCGAAGAAAGTACGTCATGAGTATAAGGAGATCTTAGATTATAAACCTGATTTGATTGTTACAGCAGCATATGGTCAAATCTTGCCAAGTGAGCTATTGGAAGGACCAAAGCTAGGATGTATTAACGTACATGCATCTTTACTTCCTGAATATCGTGGAGGTGCACCTATCCATAAAGCAATCATTGATGGGAAGAAAGAATCCGGCATCACGATTATGTATATGGTCAATCAATTGGATGCAGGCGATATATTGACACAAGTTCGTGTACCGATTGATGAAGATGATCATGTAGGTTCATTACATGATAAGTTAAGCATCGCTGGCGCTAAGTTATTAAGTGAAACAATACCTAAGCTTATCGCAAATGAAATTGAGCCAAAAAAGCAAGAGGAATCGCTTGTGACATATGCACCTAATATCTCAAGAGAGATGGAGGAAATCAATTGGGAGTTAGATGGGGAAACAATCTATAACCAAATTAGAGGTTTACATCCTTGGCCAGTTGCTTATACTACGTTGAATGGTAAACCGTTAAAAGTATGGTGGGGACATAAAGTTAACGCACCGAAAAAAGGATTACCGGGTCAGTTGGTACATTTTGATCGAGAAGGAATAGTTGTTGCAACTGGGAACGAAACAGCGATAAGAATTTCAGAACTACAACCAGCTGGGAAGAAACGTATGCAAGCGTCTCAGTTCGTAGCTGGCGCACAGCTAAGTACAGATATGAAGCTGGGTGAAAAAGAATGA
- the rsgA gene encoding ribosome small subunit-dependent GTPase A, whose protein sequence is MAKGTIIKALSGFYYVKSEGEIYQCRGRGNFRKRKLTPLVGDDVVFESSNKTDGYVLELMDRKNELVRPPIANVDQALIIFSALEPTFSTLLLDRFLVHIEANEILPVICLSKLDLLKENENVNKELSVYRDIGYNVLETSSIEEKGLEDVRSIFEDKVTVIAGQSGVGKSTLLNALNPELNLETNAISNHLGRGKHTTRHVELIPFGEGLVADTPGFSSLDFVNMEPEDLSIYFPEMRDLRPNCKFRGCTHTSEPKCAVKDGLSNGEVSQFRYDHYVQFLEEIKDQKQRRY, encoded by the coding sequence ATGGCAAAAGGAACAATTATTAAAGCGTTGAGCGGTTTTTACTATGTAAAAAGTGAAGGTGAGATTTATCAATGTCGTGGGAGAGGGAATTTTCGGAAACGGAAATTAACCCCTCTTGTTGGTGATGATGTTGTATTTGAGTCCAGCAATAAGACGGATGGTTATGTTCTAGAATTAATGGATCGAAAAAATGAACTAGTCAGACCGCCTATTGCAAATGTGGATCAAGCGCTGATAATATTCTCTGCTCTCGAACCTACCTTTAGTACACTTCTTTTGGATCGGTTTCTTGTCCATATAGAAGCTAATGAGATTCTCCCTGTTATTTGTCTAAGTAAACTGGATTTACTGAAAGAAAATGAAAACGTTAATAAAGAGTTAAGTGTTTATCGTGACATCGGTTATAACGTACTTGAAACATCTTCCATAGAAGAAAAGGGATTAGAGGATGTTAGAAGTATATTCGAAGATAAAGTTACTGTCATTGCAGGGCAGTCTGGTGTAGGCAAGTCAACCTTGTTAAATGCATTGAATCCGGAACTCAACTTAGAAACGAATGCAATTTCCAATCATCTTGGTAGAGGGAAACATACAACGAGACATGTTGAACTGATACCTTTTGGTGAAGGTCTTGTAGCAGACACCCCTGGATTCAGCTCTCTAGATTTTGTGAATATGGAACCTGAAGACTTATCGATTTATTTTCCAGAGATGCGCGACTTACGACCAAATTGTAAATTTAGAGGTTGTACCCATACTTCTGAGCCTAAATGTGCGGTGAAAGATGGATTATCAAACGGAGAAGTTTCGCAATTCCGTTATGACCACTACGTACAATTCTTAGAGGAGATTAAAGACCAAAAACAACGGAGGTACTAG